In the genome of Equus asinus isolate D_3611 breed Donkey chromosome 9, EquAss-T2T_v2, whole genome shotgun sequence, one region contains:
- the F2R gene encoding proteinase-activated receptor 1 isoform X2 produces MGPRRLLLVAAGLSLCGPLLSARTRGRRPGSKATNDTVDPRSFILSNSHDQFEPFPMGEGYEEENKSMLTEDTSSSINRSSPLRKPPGEPISKEALGYLTSTWLTLFIPSVYTGVFVISLPLNIMAIVLFILKMKIKKPAMVYMLHLAMADVFFVSVLPFKISYYFSGSDWKFGSEMCRFVTAAFYCNMYASIMLMTVISIDRFLAVVYPIRSLSWRTLGRASFTCLAIWALAIAGVVPLLLQEQTTRVPGLNITTCHDVLNKTLLEGYYAYYFSAFSAVFFFVPLIISTVCYVSIIRCLSSSAVANQSKKSRALFLSAAVFCIFIVCFGPTNVLLILHYSFLFPISTTEAAYFAYLLCVCVSSISCCIDPLIYYYASSECQRHLYSIFCCKESPDPSSSNSSGQLMASKMDTCSSNLSNSIYKKLLA; encoded by the exons ATGGGGCCGCGGCGGCTGCTGCTCGTGGCCGCGGGGCTGAGTCTGTGCGGCCCCCTGCTGTCGGCCCGCACCCGGGGCCGCAGGCCAG ggtCAAAAGCAACAAATGATACTGTGGATCCCCGGTCGTTTATTCTCAGTAATTCCCACGATCAATTTGAACCATTCCCCATGGGGGAGGGGTACGAGGAGGAGAACAAAAGCATGTTAACTGAAGACACATCAAGCTCCATCAACAGGAGCAGTCCGCTTCGAAAGCCGCCTGGGGAGCCCATCTCCAAAGAGGCCTTAGGGTATCTGACCAGCACCTGGTTGACTCTCTTCATCCCCTCTGTCTACACGGGTGTGTTCGTGATAAGCCTGCCTCTCAACATCATGGCCATTGTGTTGTTCATCTTGAAAATGAAGATCAAGAAGCCTGCCATGGTGTACATGTTACACCTGGCCATGGCAGACGTGTTCTTTGTGTCTGTGCTCCCCTTTAAGATCAGCTATTACTTTTCCGGAAGTGATTGGAAATTTGGGTCTGAAATGTGTCGCTTCGTCACTGCGGCATTTTACTGTAACATGTATGCCTCCATCATGCTCATGACAGTCATAAGCATTGACCGGTTTCTGGCTGTGGTGTACCCTATCCGGTCCCTCTCCTGGCGCACGCTGGGGAGGGCGTCCTTCACGTGCCTGGCCATCTGGGCTCTGGCCATCGCGGGGGTGGTGCCTCTTCTCCTCCAGGAGCAGACCACCCGGGTGCCGGGGCTCAACATAACCACTTGTCATGACGTGCTCAACAAGACGCTGCTGGAAGGTTACTATGCCTATTACTTCTCAGCCTTCTCTGCCGTCTTCTTTTTTGTGCCGTTGATCATTTCCACAGTCTGTTACGTGTCTATCATTCGATGTCTTAGCTCTTCCGCAGTTGCCAACCAGAGCAAGAAGTCCCGGGCTTTGTTCTTATCGGCTGCTGTTTTCTGCATCTTCATCGTTTGCTTCGGACCCACAAACGTCCTCCTGATTCTGCACTATTCGTTCCTGTTTCCGATTTCCACAACAGAGGCTGCCTACTTTGCTTacctcctctgtgtctgtgtcagcaGCATAAGCTGTTGCATTGACCCCTTGATCTACTATTACGCTTCCTCCGAGTGCCAGCGGCACCTCTACAGCATCTTCTGCTGCAAAGAAAGTCCCGACCCCAGCAGTTCTAACAGCAGCGGTCAGCTCATGGCGAGTAAAATGGATACGTGCTCTAGTAACCTGAGCAACAGCATATACAAAAAGCTGTTAGCTTAG
- the F2R gene encoding proteinase-activated receptor 1 isoform X1, translated as MGEGYEEENKSMLTEDTSSSINRSSPLRKPPGEPISKEALGYLTSTWLTLFIPSVYTGVFVISLPLNIMAIVLFILKMKIKKPAMVYMLHLAMADVFFVSVLPFKISYYFSGSDWKFGSEMCRFVTAAFYCNMYASIMLMTVISIDRFLAVVYPIRSLSWRTLGRASFTCLAIWALAIAGVVPLLLQEQTTRVPGLNITTCHDVLNKTLLEGYYAYYFSAFSAVFFFVPLIISTVCYVSIIRCLSSSAVANQSKKSRALFLSAAVFCIFIVCFGPTNVLLILHYSFLFPISTTEAAYFAYLLCVCVSSISCCIDPLIYYYASSECQRHLYSIFCCKESPDPSSSNSSGQLMASKMDTCSSNLSNSIYKKLLA; from the coding sequence ATGGGGGAGGGGTACGAGGAGGAGAACAAAAGCATGTTAACTGAAGACACATCAAGCTCCATCAACAGGAGCAGTCCGCTTCGAAAGCCGCCTGGGGAGCCCATCTCCAAAGAGGCCTTAGGGTATCTGACCAGCACCTGGTTGACTCTCTTCATCCCCTCTGTCTACACGGGTGTGTTCGTGATAAGCCTGCCTCTCAACATCATGGCCATTGTGTTGTTCATCTTGAAAATGAAGATCAAGAAGCCTGCCATGGTGTACATGTTACACCTGGCCATGGCAGACGTGTTCTTTGTGTCTGTGCTCCCCTTTAAGATCAGCTATTACTTTTCCGGAAGTGATTGGAAATTTGGGTCTGAAATGTGTCGCTTCGTCACTGCGGCATTTTACTGTAACATGTATGCCTCCATCATGCTCATGACAGTCATAAGCATTGACCGGTTTCTGGCTGTGGTGTACCCTATCCGGTCCCTCTCCTGGCGCACGCTGGGGAGGGCGTCCTTCACGTGCCTGGCCATCTGGGCTCTGGCCATCGCGGGGGTGGTGCCTCTTCTCCTCCAGGAGCAGACCACCCGGGTGCCGGGGCTCAACATAACCACTTGTCATGACGTGCTCAACAAGACGCTGCTGGAAGGTTACTATGCCTATTACTTCTCAGCCTTCTCTGCCGTCTTCTTTTTTGTGCCGTTGATCATTTCCACAGTCTGTTACGTGTCTATCATTCGATGTCTTAGCTCTTCCGCAGTTGCCAACCAGAGCAAGAAGTCCCGGGCTTTGTTCTTATCGGCTGCTGTTTTCTGCATCTTCATCGTTTGCTTCGGACCCACAAACGTCCTCCTGATTCTGCACTATTCGTTCCTGTTTCCGATTTCCACAACAGAGGCTGCCTACTTTGCTTacctcctctgtgtctgtgtcagcaGCATAAGCTGTTGCATTGACCCCTTGATCTACTATTACGCTTCCTCCGAGTGCCAGCGGCACCTCTACAGCATCTTCTGCTGCAAAGAAAGTCCCGACCCCAGCAGTTCTAACAGCAGCGGTCAGCTCATGGCGAGTAAAATGGATACGTGCTCTAGTAACCTGAGCAACAGCATATACAAAAAGCTGTTAGCTTAG